In a single window of the Campylobacter fetus subsp. testudinum 03-427 genome:
- the addB gene encoding exonuclease V, helicase AddB (Pfam match to PF12705.3 PDDEXK_1) gives MSYTQNKILNVLSSSRNVREFYIANSRSNSLVSKAITIAQFEQQIVIVPNLKKASQIDRLLIMQKAAKSVQNISSVINVGSQFFAFLRNSDYLFSFFKELKREFVSIKDLVRSDTYANYDEHLSILDELLKLYLSMLKEAGFYDDISLPDEYQINYDFIKNYDEVKIKLDGIFSKLDWRILCEISKNVSVIIEFSSSKFNQKTIESISEICETSFEIGFDYVLNLSQKAVISKIKIEKNMDIKLKSFSIRSLQCAYVFDEISNFVRCGIDPKKIAVILPDESFYEILKNTDERNMLNYAMGKSFTTEPVFVLLNTLKSALDQDVFYEYDESYLSKNSSLASLISALNYFKFDTDLYLNLKKIYHQNCDFDKFNSVISSIISKFTLSAEVRTILLNEIFLIGTLLRNTSLRFESLFEIFLMNLKEAKLSIVGGAEVTVMGVLESRSGNYDGVIIIDFNDDIVPKRSQKEMFLSSSVRKKAGLISHQDRENLQRFYYESLINRAKKVSISYLSDEESILSRFARDFSFKIDEKYTQNAYLNSLKTGGIKLSLERKDIYFKHDFFATELSFSRLNTYLTCKRKYYYRYVLGIKEYRGFDKDVSSHLGSTLHSVLQEYFSKFKTKFVKKEFLELFKKYESTIDTLDSEIFKVGLTKFEESQNAHFNLGFSVFECEKELKNEFCGVMITGKVDRIDKSSDTFMLIDYKSGAVPKKSFQLSFYEALFEQNSISFYYDIKNEYKFIPNDTNVDELAQCINGLKDEFKNEVCFDRNEKACQYCAYFVFCKKELK, from the coding sequence TTGAGTTATACGCAAAATAAGATTTTAAACGTCCTTAGCTCATCAAGAAATGTTCGTGAGTTTTACATTGCAAATTCACGTTCAAACTCTTTAGTCTCCAAAGCTATAACTATCGCTCAGTTTGAACAGCAGATCGTTATAGTTCCAAATTTAAAAAAAGCTAGTCAAATAGATAGACTTTTAATAATGCAAAAGGCTGCAAAAAGCGTACAAAATATCTCCAGCGTGATAAATGTAGGATCGCAGTTTTTTGCATTTTTAAGAAATAGTGATTATCTATTTTCCTTTTTTAAAGAGTTAAAAAGAGAATTTGTAAGTATAAAAGATCTTGTTAGGAGTGACACGTATGCGAATTATGATGAACATTTAAGCATACTTGATGAGCTTTTAAAACTTTATCTTAGTATGCTTAAAGAAGCAGGATTTTATGATGATATATCGCTTCCAGATGAGTACCAGATAAATTATGATTTTATAAAAAATTACGATGAAGTTAAAATAAAGTTAGACGGTATATTTTCAAAATTAGACTGGCGCATACTTTGTGAGATTTCAAAAAATGTAAGTGTCATTATAGAGTTTAGCTCCAGTAAATTTAATCAAAAAACTATTGAAAGTATAAGTGAAATTTGTGAAACCAGTTTTGAGATCGGCTTTGATTATGTTTTAAATTTAAGTCAAAAAGCAGTTATTTCTAAGATAAAAATAGAAAAAAATATGGATATAAAACTAAAAAGTTTTTCTATAAGAAGTTTGCAGTGTGCTTATGTTTTTGACGAAATTTCTAATTTTGTACGCTGTGGCATAGATCCAAAAAAGATAGCTGTGATTTTACCAGATGAGAGTTTTTATGAGATTTTAAAAAACACAGATGAGCGTAATATGCTAAACTACGCTATGGGAAAGAGTTTCACGACTGAGCCGGTATTTGTTCTTTTAAATACGCTAAAATCCGCTTTGGATCAGGATGTATTTTATGAGTATGATGAGAGTTATCTATCAAAAAACAGCAGTCTTGCTAGCTTGATCTCGGCGTTAAATTATTTTAAATTTGATACGGATCTGTATTTAAATTTGAAAAAAATATATCATCAAAATTGTGATTTTGATAAGTTTAATTCCGTTATTTCTAGTATTATTTCTAAATTTACATTAAGTGCCGAAGTAAGAACTATTTTGTTAAATGAGATTTTTTTGATAGGTACGCTTCTACGAAATACATCTCTTAGATTTGAAAGCTTGTTTGAGATATTTTTGATGAATTTAAAAGAGGCGAAATTGAGTATTGTAGGTGGCGCAGAGGTCACTGTAATGGGTGTTTTAGAAAGTAGAAGTGGGAATTATGATGGAGTGATTATTATAGATTTTAATGATGATATTGTTCCAAAACGCAGCCAAAAAGAGATGTTTTTAAGTTCATCTGTGAGAAAAAAAGCAGGACTCATCAGCCATCAAGATAGAGAAAATTTACAGAGATTTTACTATGAAAGCCTCATAAATCGTGCAAAAAAAGTAAGTATATCATATCTTAGTGACGAAGAGTCTATACTGTCACGTTTTGCTAGGGATTTTTCTTTTAAAATCGATGAAAAATATACTCAAAATGCGTATCTAAATTCTCTTAAAACAGGCGGGATCAAGCTTAGTTTAGAGAGAAAAGATATCTATTTTAAACATGATTTTTTCGCTACTGAGTTATCATTTAGCCGCCTTAATACCTATCTTACTTGCAAAAGAAAGTACTATTATCGCTATGTTTTGGGCATTAAAGAGTATCGCGGGTTTGATAAAGATGTTTCAAGTCATCTAGGAAGTACGCTTCACTCTGTTTTGCAAGAGTATTTTTCTAAATTTAAAACTAAATTTGTTAAAAAAGAGTTTTTAGAGCTGTTTAAAAAGTATGAAAGTACGATAGATACGCTAGATAGCGAAATTTTCAAAGTTGGATTAACTAAATTTGAGGAGAGTCAAAATGCTCATTTTAACTTGGGATTTAGCGTTTTTGAGTGTGAAAAAGAGCTGAAAAACGAGTTTTGCGGTGTTATGATCACTGGAAAGGTAGATAGGATAGATAAAAGCTCAGACACTTTTATGCTTATAGATTATAAAAGTGGAGCTGTACCTAAAAAATCTTTTCAATTATCATTTTATGAAGCTTTATTTGAACAAAATAGTATATCATTCTACTATGATATAAAAAATGAGTATAAATTTATACCAAATGATACTAATGTTGATGAGTTGGCGCAGTGCATAAATGGTCTTAAAGATGAGTTTAAAAATGAAGTTTGCTTTGATAGAAATGAAAAAGCGTGCCAATACTGTGCGTATTTTGTTTTTTGCAAAAAGGAGCTAAAATGA
- the addA gene encoding exonuclease V, helicase AddA (Pfam matches to PF00580.17 UvrD-helicase, and to PF13361.2 UvrD_C, and to PF13361.2 UvrD_C), with product MSFSRYLALEASAGSGKTFALSVRFIALILQGNDIAKILALTFTKKAANEMKSRIIDAFCNLHESSKKNELSELEKILELSAVDILSLRDKYMGSFLKNELKISTFDSFFTMILRQFSLNLGIMPDFKAGTSLNGLTRAEFIKNLQQNRLLESFAFYIKETNSNKNRVFETLELLYENISLPSVGENSKIPDESYVFAKFSELKSVALEISSDKNFLKNFEASSISQIVGKPLIKEFDSKKYFEKAALNAEFMMIRDELILNLKKYYLEYEQFKINELLKFIYLYKYSRFEAIKKENALDFIDVTRLVYELLGNIDSDMLYFRLDDRIKHILIDEFQDTNIIQYDILLPLIEETLSGSGQNDIGSFFYVGDIKQSIYRFRGGKKELFSRLRNSYKQIETLSLESNYRSAKNIVNFVNQTFNHKIKDYKTQLSCLENEGYVEVCEFISDEFYDILFQKVEFFVKNGVRYDDIAILCWKNSDIINIKDKLESSGVPVATGGSNLLINSASVRVVLDFIRYCLFGDEIYIYSVSEFIGEKRSKLSLNATAELASTLKFVASYLNLECFDKNLLKLYEVSLGYADIFDFIFNIQNDQTLSADTSHCGITLLTVHKSKGLEFDHVIVVDRLSRAGSNIDVFITEYDNSEQKWDIKLNDSALQSLGDSEFINLKQKCKDLDYEEDINKLYVALTRAKNSLIVMSKLDPNGLKPSYFKAFTSSKEQICYLDLEPFSVGKIEPSKINVSFDGGLEHLEEFEIIKKQSLSDKQNDDCELNLEAIYFGEALHYCLEMICDFEEENLKSAKTALINQFGAILPENSIEDIINRVLNLINNAEFKGIIKDKNILKEQDIAFNQVIKRLDLLCMGDDEIVVIDYKSSKKFITQNEAQVREYMSILSQIYSHHRVYGKIVYILKDKIELLDVQI from the coding sequence ATGAGTTTTTCTCGTTATTTGGCCTTAGAAGCTAGCGCGGGAAGTGGAAAAACGTTTGCTTTGTCCGTTAGATTTATAGCTCTTATTTTGCAAGGCAACGATATAGCAAAAATTCTCGCCCTAACATTTACAAAAAAAGCAGCAAATGAGATGAAAAGCCGTATTATAGATGCTTTTTGCAACTTGCACGAAAGTAGTAAAAAAAATGAATTAAGCGAACTTGAGAAGATTTTAGAGCTTAGCGCGGTAGATATTTTGAGTTTAAGAGATAAATATATGGGTAGTTTTTTAAAAAACGAACTTAAAATTTCTACGTTTGATTCATTTTTTACGATGATTTTACGACAGTTTAGTTTGAATTTAGGTATTATGCCTGATTTTAAAGCAGGAACTAGTTTAAACGGTTTAACAAGGGCTGAATTTATAAAAAATTTACAACAAAATCGCCTTTTAGAAAGCTTTGCATTTTACATCAAAGAGACAAATAGCAATAAAAATAGAGTATTTGAAACGCTTGAGCTTCTGTATGAAAACATTAGTTTGCCTAGTGTTGGTGAGAATTCAAAAATCCCTGATGAATCTTATGTTTTTGCTAAATTTAGCGAGCTAAAAAGTGTTGCTTTAGAGATTTCCTCAGATAAAAATTTTTTGAAAAATTTTGAAGCTAGCAGCATTTCTCAGATAGTTGGGAAGCCGCTTATCAAAGAGTTTGATTCAAAAAAGTATTTTGAAAAAGCTGCTTTAAATGCAGAATTTATGATGATTAGAGATGAGCTTATTTTAAATTTAAAAAAATATTATCTGGAGTATGAACAGTTTAAAATCAATGAACTTTTGAAGTTTATTTATCTATATAAATATAGCAGATTTGAGGCTATAAAAAAAGAGAATGCGCTTGATTTTATAGATGTTACAAGGCTAGTTTATGAGCTATTGGGTAATATAGATAGTGATATGCTATATTTTAGACTTGATGATAGAATAAAGCATATACTGATAGATGAGTTCCAAGATACAAATATAATTCAATATGATATACTTTTACCGCTTATTGAAGAGACGCTTAGCGGAAGCGGTCAAAATGATATAGGAAGTTTTTTTTACGTTGGAGATATCAAACAGAGTATTTATAGGTTTAGAGGAGGCAAGAAAGAGCTATTTTCTAGACTAAGAAACAGTTACAAGCAGATAGAGACTTTAAGCCTTGAGAGTAACTACAGAAGTGCTAAAAATATAGTAAATTTTGTAAATCAAACATTTAATCATAAGATAAAAGATTATAAAACTCAGTTATCATGCTTAGAAAATGAAGGTTACGTTGAAGTTTGTGAGTTTATCAGCGATGAGTTTTATGATATTCTTTTTCAAAAGGTAGAATTTTTTGTCAAAAATGGCGTTAGATATGATGATATAGCGATACTTTGCTGGAAAAATAGCGATATTATAAATATAAAAGATAAATTAGAAAGCTCTGGCGTACCAGTGGCTACTGGAGGCTCAAATTTACTCATAAACTCAGCTAGTGTTAGGGTTGTGTTGGATTTCATCAGATACTGTTTATTTGGAGATGAGATATATATTTATAGCGTTAGCGAGTTTATAGGTGAGAAAAGATCCAAGCTGAGTTTAAATGCTACAGCAGAGCTTGCTAGTACTCTTAAATTTGTAGCGAGTTACTTAAATTTAGAGTGTTTTGACAAGAATTTACTCAAGCTTTATGAGGTTAGCTTAGGATATGCAGATATATTTGATTTTATATTTAATATACAAAATGATCAAACTCTAAGTGCCGATACTAGTCATTGTGGTATTACTTTGCTTACTGTGCATAAGAGCAAAGGACTTGAGTTTGATCATGTTATAGTAGTCGATAGACTTAGTAGAGCCGGTTCAAACATAGATGTATTCATAACCGAATATGATAATTCAGAGCAAAAATGGGATATAAAACTAAATGATAGCGCACTTCAAAGTCTCGGAGATAGCGAGTTTATAAATTTAAAACAGAAGTGCAAAGATCTTGATTATGAAGAAGATATCAACAAACTTTATGTAGCACTAACAAGAGCCAAAAATAGTTTGATTGTTATGTCAAAGCTAGATCCAAACGGCTTAAAACCGTCATATTTTAAAGCATTTACCAGCTCCAAAGAGCAAATTTGTTATCTTGATCTAGAGCCATTTAGCGTAGGCAAGATCGAGCCTAGTAAAATAAATGTGAGCTTTGATGGAGGACTTGAGCATTTAGAAGAGTTTGAAATTATAAAAAAACAATCCCTTAGCGATAAACAAAATGATGATTGTGAGCTGAATTTAGAAGCTATATATTTTGGAGAAGCGTTGCATTATTGTCTTGAAATGATTTGCGATTTTGAAGAAGAAAATTTAAAAAGTGCAAAAACAGCTCTGATAAACCAATTTGGAGCCATTTTACCAGAAAATAGCATAGAAGATATCATAAATAGGGTTTTAAATTTGATAAATAACGCTGAGTTTAAAGGCATTATAAAAGATAAAAATATTTTAAAAGAACAAGATATCGCATTTAACCAAGTCATCAAAAGACTTGATCTACTTTGTATGGGAGATGATGAAATAGTCGTAATAGACTATAAAAGTTCAAAGAAATTCATAACTCAAAATGAAGCCCAAGTTAGAGAATATATGAGCATATTATCTCAAATTTATTCACATCATAGAGTTTATGGGAAAATAGTTTATATTTTAAAAGATAAAATAGAGCTTTTAGACGTTCAAATTTAA
- the cadF gene encoding outer membrane fibronectin-binding protein (Pfam matches to PF00691.16 OmpA, and to PF13505.2 OMP_b-brl) encodes MKKIALAICAASALFGANAYNYEFTPVVGYAHPEGTQGIDDQNFVGLRIARNLDEFLLSQIELGFDYAKNVSFEHKNGVPVGFETDVTRYYLNLVRDFAITDTISVYGLIGVGYQDFTREANDVEDGGFAQAGLGLKYKITDNFALKAEARDALDWNNGSNTFLYTLGFAVGFGESRPAAPAPVLVEEQPAPAPAKIVPAIGDEDGDGVLDNVDRCPGTPKGVVVDEYGCEKVIRLSLKANFAFDSAKVSPEYEAKIKEVADVMVANPEYRVILEGHTDSTGPEDYNKKLSIKRADAVASTLEKMGVSKNKITTVGFGEEQPIASNATKEGRAENRRVEAKFRNK; translated from the coding sequence ATGAAAAAGATTGCTTTGGCTATATGCGCTGCGTCAGCCCTTTTTGGTGCTAACGCTTATAACTATGAATTTACTCCAGTTGTCGGGTACGCTCATCCAGAAGGTACTCAGGGTATAGATGACCAAAATTTTGTAGGTCTTAGAATCGCAAGAAACCTTGATGAGTTTTTGTTAAGCCAAATTGAGCTTGGTTTTGATTATGCAAAAAATGTTAGTTTTGAGCATAAAAACGGTGTGCCTGTAGGTTTTGAAACTGATGTTACTAGATATTATTTAAATTTAGTAAGAGATTTTGCTATTACTGATACTATCTCTGTTTATGGACTAATCGGTGTTGGTTATCAAGATTTCACTAGAGAAGCAAATGATGTAGAAGATGGCGGATTTGCACAAGCTGGTTTGGGTCTAAAATACAAAATTACAGATAATTTTGCTTTAAAAGCAGAGGCTAGAGATGCGCTTGATTGGAATAATGGATCAAACACATTTTTATACACTTTAGGTTTTGCAGTTGGATTTGGCGAGTCTAGACCAGCAGCTCCAGCACCTGTTTTAGTAGAAGAGCAACCAGCTCCAGCACCTGCTAAAATAGTTCCTGCCATAGGCGATGAAGATGGCGATGGCGTTTTAGATAATGTAGATAGATGTCCTGGAACTCCAAAAGGAGTTGTTGTAGATGAGTACGGATGTGAGAAAGTTATCCGTTTAAGTTTAAAAGCAAATTTTGCATTTGATAGTGCAAAAGTTAGCCCTGAATATGAAGCAAAAATCAAAGAAGTTGCAGATGTTATGGTAGCAAATCCAGAATATAGAGTGATTTTAGAAGGCCACACAGATAGCACTGGACCTGAAGATTACAATAAAAAACTATCTATCAAAAGAGCAGATGCAGTAGCATCAACTTTAGAAAAAATGGGTGTTAGTAAAAATAAAATTACAACAGTTGGATTTGGCGAAGAGCAACCTATAGCATCAAACGCTACAAAAGAAGGACGCGCTGAAAATCGCCGTGTTGAAGCTAAATTTAGAAATAAATAG
- the mscS gene encoding small conductance mechanosensitive channel protein (Pfam match to PF00924.14 MS_channel) codes for MDFIQNIDYMSVLALSGKYATKFIVSILIFFIGKWIISKLAIILEKIIKRTKIDPMLGNFVINSARTMLFIFVILAALSNLGIETTSFVAVLGAVGLAIGMAFKDTFGNVGAGVLIIFFKPFKLGDNIEIGGSVGVASDLNLFSTCLRTGDNKIIIIPNSQVISSRIINYSLSPTRRVDLVFGIDYKDDLKLARDIILGIAEKKETVLKDPAPFVGVLSLGDNSVNLTAKFWTKNENYWSVYHQMLEEVKLAFDENGISIPFPQVVTHHVYEKQ; via the coding sequence ATGGATTTTATACAAAATATTGACTATATGAGCGTACTTGCACTTAGCGGTAAGTACGCTACTAAATTTATAGTATCTATTCTTATCTTTTTTATCGGTAAGTGGATCATCTCCAAACTTGCCATTATTCTTGAAAAAATAATCAAACGAACAAAAATAGACCCTATGCTTGGTAATTTTGTAATAAATAGCGCCAGAACTATGCTATTTATCTTTGTTATTTTAGCGGCTCTTTCAAATTTAGGTATAGAAACTACGTCTTTTGTAGCCGTTTTGGGAGCTGTGGGTTTAGCTATAGGTATGGCGTTTAAAGATACATTTGGAAATGTAGGAGCGGGAGTTCTTATTATATTTTTTAAACCATTTAAACTAGGCGATAACATAGAAATAGGCGGCTCTGTTGGAGTTGCTAGTGATCTAAATTTATTTAGCACATGCCTTAGAACTGGAGATAATAAAATAATAATCATACCAAACTCACAAGTTATATCTTCGCGCATTATAAATTATTCTTTAAGTCCTACTAGGAGAGTTGATCTTGTTTTTGGGATAGATTACAAAGACGATTTGAAGCTAGCAAGAGACATTATCTTAGGTATAGCAGAAAAAAAAGAGACTGTTTTAAAAGATCCTGCGCCGTTTGTAGGCGTACTTAGTTTAGGTGATAATAGCGTAAATTTAACTGCAAAGTTTTGGACGAAAAATGAAAATTATTGGAGTGTTTATCATCAGATGTTAGAAGAAGTTAAGCTTGCATTTGATGAAAATGGCATTTCTATACCTTTTCCTCAGGTTGTTACACATCACGTGTATGAAAAACAATAG
- a CDS encoding putative protein, probable phosphatase, HAD family (Pfam match to PF00702.22 Hydrolase) encodes MPKTTILFDLDGTLIDSTDSILNGFHSAFFKFGFTQPNDEQICSLIGHPLEHMFYSLGVPNSLVKDFVDTYKEAYRKTYLEQTKLLEGAEEAVELASNIADIGVVTTKTSKYSIYLLDHLGIGKYFKTVIGKDDVINPKPHPEPILKALLNLNKSNQNAYMIGDTSMDAIAAKSANITSIGVSCGYEKIDSLSKICDWVEKNSKEAVERVNIISNL; translated from the coding sequence TTGCCAAAAACAACGATATTGTTTGATTTAGACGGTACTTTGATAGACTCTACGGATTCTATTTTAAATGGATTTCACTCTGCATTTTTTAAATTTGGATTTACACAGCCAAATGACGAACAAATTTGCTCTTTGATCGGTCATCCTCTTGAACATATGTTTTACTCTCTTGGAGTTCCAAATAGCCTTGTTAAGGATTTTGTGGATACTTATAAAGAAGCATATAGAAAAACCTATTTAGAACAAACAAAACTTTTAGAAGGCGCTGAAGAAGCCGTAGAATTAGCTAGCAATATAGCTGATATCGGAGTCGTAACTACTAAAACTTCAAAATACTCTATTTATTTACTAGATCATCTTGGCATAGGAAAATACTTTAAAACAGTAATAGGCAAAGATGATGTGATAAATCCAAAACCCCACCCAGAACCTATCTTAAAGGCTCTTTTAAATTTAAATAAATCAAATCAAAATGCTTATATGATAGGAGATACCTCTATGGACGCTATAGCTGCTAAAAGTGCAAATATAACTAGCATAGGAGTTAGCTGCGGATATGAGAAAATCGATAGTTTATCTAAAATTTGCGATTGGGTAGAAAAAAATTCAAAAGAAGCAGTTGAGCGCGTAAATATCATTTCAAATTTATAA
- the rpsI gene encoding 30S ribosomal protein S9 (Pfam match to PF00380.15 Ribosomal_S9) has translation MATTYATGKRKTAVAKVWVKPGSGKIIVNGMDLNTWLGGHEAIKLKVVQPLLVTKQETSIDITATTIGGGYSAQAEALRHGISRALAAIDADFRAALKPQGLLTRDSRVVERKKCGRRKARRSPQFSKR, from the coding sequence ATGGCAACAACATACGCAACAGGTAAAAGAAAAACAGCAGTTGCTAAAGTTTGGGTAAAACCAGGTAGCGGCAAAATCATAGTAAATGGTATGGATCTAAACACTTGGCTTGGCGGACATGAAGCCATTAAGCTAAAAGTTGTTCAACCACTTCTTGTTACTAAACAAGAGACGTCTATAGATATCACTGCTACAACTATCGGCGGCGGTTATTCTGCTCAAGCAGAAGCTTTAAGACACGGAATTTCAAGAGCTTTAGCTGCTATCGATGCTGATTTTAGAGCTGCGCTTAAACCACAAGGTCTTCTTACTAGAGATAGCCGCGTTGTTGAACGTAAAAAATGCGGACGCAGAAAAGCAAGAAGAAGCCCACAATTCTCAAAAAGATAA
- the rplM gene encoding 50S ribosomal protein L13 (Pfam match to PF00572.14 Ribosomal_L13), with amino-acid sequence MTNITKPSEVKRDWIVLDAAGKRFGRLLTEAATYLRGKHKPGFTPNVDCGDYVIIINASKAEFTGANKAEAKLYHRHSGYFGSVKSEKFGDLLVNKPEKLYKLAVRGMLPKTKLGKEMLKKLKVYAGNEHPHTAQIAKEGK; translated from the coding sequence ATGACAAATATAACTAAGCCAAGCGAAGTTAAACGCGATTGGATCGTTCTTGATGCTGCTGGAAAGAGATTTGGTAGATTACTAACAGAAGCTGCAACTTACCTCCGTGGCAAACATAAACCAGGATTTACACCAAACGTTGATTGTGGTGATTATGTAATTATTATCAATGCAAGTAAAGCTGAATTTACAGGTGCAAATAAAGCTGAAGCTAAACTTTATCACAGACATTCAGGCTATTTTGGTAGTGTTAAAAGTGAAAAATTCGGTGATTTATTAGTAAATAAACCAGAAAAACTTTACAAATTAGCAGTTCGCGGTATGCTTCCAAAGACAAAACTCGGAAAAGAAATGCTTAAAAAACTTAAAGTTTATGCAGGCAATGAACACCCTCATACTGCACAAATAGCTAAAGAAGGAAAATAA